A DNA window from Kitasatospora atroaurantiaca contains the following coding sequences:
- a CDS encoding pyridoxamine 5'-phosphate oxidase family protein has protein sequence MGKTYERIDGRLRKFIESQPVFFTATAPLAGDGHVNVSPKGRSGTLALLDELTLAYLDFGGSTAETIAHLRENGRITLMWCAFTGPPTVVRVHGRGEPVFRDDPRFAQLLAHFDPSVDGAGLRAIVLVTADRVSDSCGYAVPFMDYREDRELHSQYFERKGDEEFSAYCEGKDYVGTSIDGLPALPLPVPPRAV, from the coding sequence ATGGGAAAGACTTATGAGCGCATCGACGGGCGCCTGCGGAAGTTCATCGAGAGTCAGCCGGTCTTCTTCACCGCCACCGCACCGCTCGCGGGCGACGGGCATGTGAACGTCTCCCCCAAGGGCCGCTCCGGGACGCTGGCCCTGCTGGACGAACTCACGCTCGCCTACCTGGACTTCGGCGGCAGCACCGCGGAGACCATCGCCCACCTGCGGGAGAACGGCCGGATCACGCTGATGTGGTGCGCGTTCACCGGCCCGCCCACGGTGGTGCGGGTGCACGGCCGCGGGGAGCCGGTCTTCCGGGACGACCCGCGCTTCGCTCAGCTGCTGGCCCACTTCGACCCGTCCGTGGACGGGGCAGGGCTGCGGGCGATCGTCCTGGTCACCGCCGACCGGGTCAGTGACTCCTGCGGCTACGCCGTCCCGTTCATGGACTACCGCGAGGACCGCGAGCTGCACTCGCAGTACTTCGAGCGCAAGGGCGACGAGGAGTTCTCGGCGTACTGCGAGGGCAAGGACTACGTCGGCACCAGCATCGACGGCCTGCCCGCGCTCCCACTGCCGGTGCCGCCCCGGGCGGTCTGA
- a CDS encoding methyltransferase domain-containing protein, with amino-acid sequence MTDRQAVYTHGHQEPVLRSHRSRTAANSAGYLLAELRPGQRLLDVGCGPGTITADLAELVGSNGRVVAVDTSAEVLAQVAEYVAERGLSNVVFEIADVHRMSYADGEFDVVHAHQVLQHVTDPVAALREMRRVTAPGGVVAARDADYAAMTWYPQLPELAEWMALYQRVSRANGGEPDAGRRLLSWARAAGFTTVESGSSTWTYATPEQRDWWGGLWAERILKSGIAETAVAEGFATIEELERIAAGWRRWAADDDGWFAVLHGEMLARV; translated from the coding sequence ATGACCGATCGTCAGGCTGTCTACACACATGGCCATCAGGAGCCCGTGCTGCGATCGCACCGCTCCCGCACGGCAGCCAACTCGGCCGGCTATCTGCTGGCCGAACTGCGGCCGGGCCAGAGGCTGTTGGACGTGGGCTGCGGGCCCGGCACGATCACCGCCGACCTGGCCGAGCTGGTCGGCTCCAACGGCCGGGTGGTCGCTGTCGACACCTCCGCCGAGGTGCTGGCGCAGGTCGCCGAGTACGTCGCCGAACGCGGACTGTCCAACGTGGTCTTCGAGATCGCCGATGTGCACCGGATGTCGTACGCGGACGGCGAGTTCGACGTGGTGCACGCCCACCAGGTGCTGCAGCACGTCACCGATCCGGTGGCCGCGCTGCGGGAGATGCGCCGGGTGACCGCGCCCGGTGGTGTGGTCGCGGCCCGCGACGCCGACTACGCGGCGATGACCTGGTACCCCCAACTGCCCGAGCTGGCCGAGTGGATGGCGCTGTACCAGCGGGTCTCGCGGGCCAACGGCGGCGAACCGGATGCGGGCCGCCGGCTGCTGTCCTGGGCCCGCGCGGCGGGCTTCACCACGGTCGAGAGCGGTTCGTCCACCTGGACGTACGCCACACCCGAGCAGCGGGACTGGTGGGGCGGCCTGTGGGCGGAGCGGATCCTGAAGTCAGGCATCGCCGAGACCGCCGTCGCCGAGGGGTTCGCCACGATTGAGGAACTGGAGCGGATCGCGGCCGGCTGGCGGCGCTGGGCCGCCGACGATGACGGCTGGTTCGCCGTGCTGCACGGGGAGATGCTGGCCCGGGTCTGA
- a CDS encoding SPOR domain-containing protein: METYRVMRQDDNGNRYLVAKGLSRQEAEALAAEFEARGHKQMYWVERDDARGA; this comes from the coding sequence ATGGAGACCTACCGGGTCATGCGACAGGACGACAACGGCAACCGCTACCTGGTGGCCAAGGGCCTCAGCAGGCAGGAAGCCGAGGCGCTGGCCGCCGAGTTCGAGGCGCGCGGCCACAAGCAGATGTACTGGGTCGAGCGCGACGACGCACGGGGCGCATAG
- a CDS encoding (deoxy)nucleoside triphosphate pyrophosphohydrolase — protein MENRIVVGGALIHQGRVLAARRSAPPEVAGYWEFPGGKAEPGETQEQALERELHEELGVRARALRQLPGQWPIRAGLELRIWAAELVSGDPQPLEDHSELRWLGPTELADVDWLEHDREVLPHIARLLAEPRP, from the coding sequence ATGGAGAACCGGATCGTCGTGGGCGGCGCCCTCATCCACCAGGGCCGGGTGCTGGCGGCCCGCCGCAGCGCACCGCCCGAGGTGGCGGGGTACTGGGAGTTCCCGGGCGGCAAGGCCGAGCCGGGCGAGACCCAGGAGCAGGCGCTGGAACGCGAACTGCACGAGGAGCTCGGCGTACGGGCCCGCGCGTTGCGGCAGCTGCCGGGCCAGTGGCCGATCCGGGCCGGTCTTGAGCTGCGGATCTGGGCGGCCGAGCTGGTCTCCGGCGATCCGCAGCCTCTCGAGGACCACTCCGAGCTGCGCTGGCTCGGCCCCACGGAGCTCGCGGACGTCGACTGGCTGGAGCACGACCGCGAGGTCCTCCCGCACATCGCCCGCCTTCTCGCCGAGCCGCGCCCGTAG
- a CDS encoding SpoIIE family protein phosphatase, whose amino-acid sequence MSTTGNGGGERRAQGLPRRGSQRAAGPVMGGGGSVGGSGSGTRSGATGGKAARSAGSAAARARLRRRTPPAPVTARASAPQRPKPPAATSPEPARRRGSSLPTVDSAPVTRSVRGGPAAPFPGTAVRPAQQFGEHTQGSLFDVVKVAIAILDTSGRVVLWSPAAEELLGWPSELLVGRRIDELILDEALVAQTRTAIQDTLRNGRWHGLTELRNREDVKVPVEARISLLVDGDGTPFLQVALAEARALQAVERDLAVRDALFEQSPLGIAILDTDLRYTAVNQTLAEMNGVAAEDHVGRTTGETLPERAADEITAIQRQVLATGEPVIDVTLASPVTARSGFRSISYSRMTDRSGKVLGISGTVMDVTERYRAVAKVEHARRRLSLLNEFGSRVGDLLDASRIAQELASAVVPRLSDYAAVILLQAVAHGDDLPRHGHDRRTSLLQLGTASVQDGPEVEVMLRRGARITFAEDSSFGRVLRTGVPELLSGAEELSDLSYPGDPKVQAAHELGVHSRLVVPLRARGIVIGLLVVSRAGYREGFDRDDLAFTVELADRAGSSLDNARLYARERTAALTLQRTLLPQQVPQPAGVEVAYRYVPGSSGTEVGGDWFDVIPLPGERTALVVGDVMGHGLRAAATMGRLRTAVRTLAGLDLPPDVLLRHVHELADDLAQGPDEALLATCVYAVFDPATGRLTATKAGHIPPVLIVPKEAPEEPARIGSSLPGGVGQILDLPSGAPLGVGGVPFESIELDIPEGSLLALCTDGLVESRDKDLDVGLGRLLSVLEQPYASIQQACEAVLDTMEQGREPDDVALLLARLGRGQAGIPTAGWTLPAEPTAVSRARRLVRGTLAEWAVEELTDTAELLVSELVTNSVRYASAPIGVRLTLGDTLLVEISDPLPDPPRERHAAEADEGGRGLELVRRLALRWGARAEGMGKVVWFELDLDLTQPQ is encoded by the coding sequence GTGTCGACAACGGGTAACGGCGGGGGAGAACGGCGAGCCCAGGGCCTCCCCCGGCGCGGGTCGCAGCGCGCGGCCGGCCCCGTCATGGGCGGCGGCGGGAGCGTCGGCGGGAGCGGCAGCGGGACCAGGAGTGGGGCCACCGGCGGCAAGGCCGCCAGGAGCGCGGGCAGCGCCGCCGCCCGTGCCCGCCTGCGCCGCCGTACGCCGCCCGCGCCCGTTACCGCCCGAGCCTCGGCCCCCCAGCGGCCCAAGCCACCGGCCGCCACCTCGCCGGAGCCGGCCCGCCGCCGCGGGAGCTCCCTTCCGACCGTGGACAGCGCCCCGGTCACCCGCTCGGTGCGCGGAGGGCCCGCCGCGCCCTTCCCCGGGACGGCCGTCCGGCCCGCCCAGCAGTTCGGCGAGCACACCCAGGGCAGCCTGTTCGACGTGGTCAAGGTCGCCATCGCGATCCTCGACACCTCCGGCCGGGTGGTCCTCTGGAGCCCGGCGGCCGAGGAGCTGCTCGGCTGGCCGAGCGAGCTGCTGGTCGGCCGTCGGATCGACGAGCTGATCCTTGACGAGGCGCTGGTCGCCCAGACCCGTACCGCGATCCAGGACACCCTGCGCAACGGCCGCTGGCACGGCCTGACCGAGCTGCGGAACCGGGAGGACGTGAAGGTCCCGGTCGAGGCGCGGATCTCGCTGCTGGTGGACGGCGACGGTACGCCGTTCCTCCAGGTCGCCCTCGCCGAGGCCCGTGCGTTGCAGGCCGTCGAGCGGGACCTCGCCGTCCGGGACGCGCTGTTCGAGCAGTCACCCCTCGGCATCGCCATCCTCGACACCGACCTGCGCTACACCGCCGTCAACCAGACCCTCGCCGAGATGAACGGCGTCGCGGCCGAGGACCACGTCGGCCGCACCACCGGCGAAACCCTCCCCGAGCGCGCCGCCGACGAGATCACCGCGATCCAGCGCCAGGTACTGGCCACCGGTGAGCCGGTCATCGACGTCACGCTCGCCTCCCCGGTCACGGCCCGCTCGGGCTTCCGCTCGATCTCGTACAGCCGGATGACGGACCGCAGTGGCAAGGTGCTCGGGATCTCCGGCACGGTGATGGACGTGACCGAGCGGTACCGGGCGGTGGCCAAGGTCGAGCACGCCCGCCGCCGGCTCTCGCTGCTCAACGAGTTCGGCTCGCGCGTCGGCGACCTGCTCGACGCCTCCCGGATCGCCCAGGAGCTCGCGAGCGCCGTCGTGCCCCGGCTGTCCGACTACGCCGCGGTGATCCTGTTGCAGGCCGTGGCCCACGGCGACGACCTGCCCCGCCACGGCCACGACCGCCGGACGTCACTGCTCCAGCTCGGCACGGCCTCCGTCCAGGACGGCCCGGAGGTGGAGGTGATGCTCAGGCGCGGTGCCAGGATCACCTTCGCCGAGGACTCCTCCTTCGGCCGGGTGCTGCGCACCGGAGTGCCCGAGCTGCTGTCCGGGGCCGAGGAGTTGAGCGATCTGAGCTACCCCGGCGACCCGAAGGTGCAGGCCGCCCACGAGCTGGGCGTGCACTCCCGGCTGGTCGTCCCGCTACGGGCCCGGGGCATCGTGATCGGCCTGCTGGTGGTCAGCCGCGCCGGCTACCGCGAGGGCTTCGACCGTGACGACCTGGCCTTCACCGTGGAGCTCGCCGACCGGGCCGGCAGCTCGCTCGACAACGCCCGTCTGTACGCTCGCGAGCGGACCGCCGCGCTCACCCTGCAGCGCACCCTGCTGCCCCAGCAGGTGCCGCAGCCGGCCGGTGTCGAGGTCGCCTACCGGTACGTGCCGGGCAGCAGCGGCACCGAGGTCGGCGGCGACTGGTTCGACGTCATCCCGCTGCCGGGCGAGCGCACCGCCCTGGTGGTCGGCGACGTGATGGGCCACGGACTGCGCGCCGCCGCGACCATGGGCCGGCTGCGCACCGCCGTCCGCACCCTGGCCGGGCTCGACCTGCCCCCGGACGTCCTGCTCCGGCACGTCCACGAGCTCGCCGACGACCTGGCCCAGGGCCCCGACGAGGCCCTGCTGGCCACCTGCGTCTACGCCGTCTTCGACCCGGCCACCGGCCGGCTGACGGCGACCAAGGCCGGCCACATCCCGCCCGTTCTGATCGTCCCCAAGGAGGCGCCCGAGGAGCCCGCCCGGATCGGCAGCTCACTGCCCGGCGGGGTCGGCCAGATCCTGGACCTGCCCTCCGGTGCGCCGCTCGGCGTCGGCGGCGTCCCCTTCGAGTCGATCGAGCTGGACATTCCCGAGGGCAGCCTGCTGGCCCTGTGCACCGACGGCCTGGTGGAGTCCCGCGACAAGGACCTGGACGTCGGCCTCGGCCGGCTGCTCAGCGTCCTGGAGCAGCCGTACGCCTCGATCCAGCAGGCCTGCGAGGCCGTCCTCGACACCATGGAACAGGGCCGCGAGCCCGACGACGTGGCCCTGCTGCTGGCCCGGCTCGGCCGCGGCCAGGCTGGGATCCCGACGGCAGGCTGGACGCTTCCCGCCGAGCCCACGGCGGTCTCGCGAGCCCGCCGCCTGGTCCGCGGCACCCTGGCCGAGTGGGCCGTCGAGGAGCTCACCGACACCGCCGAGCTGCTGGTCAGCGAACTGGTCACCAACTCCGTCCGGTACGCCAGCGCCCCCATCGGCGTACGGCTCACGCTCGGCGACACCCTGCTCGTGGAGATCTCCGACCCGCTGCCCGACCCGCCCCGCGAGCGCCACGCCGCCGAGGCGGACGAGGGCGGGCGGGGGCTGGAGCTGGTCCGCCGCCTGGCCCTGCGCTGGGGCGCGCGGGCGGAGGGCATGGGCAAGGTGGTCTGGTTCGAGCTCGACCTCGACCTCACTCAGCCGCAGTGA
- a CDS encoding PKD domain-containing protein, protein MRTARIAGLAALVLSVTGGLPLAGAAQADTENLFVNNDPAAHCADSAAAAGSEAVPFCTVSAAANVVRPGQTVHIATGVYREDVHLTRSGTPGAPVTFVGPDRWAGGSAATITGAAHALSLEGVHDVTVRNLFAAGPQEAVLATDSGRVTLEGLTVNRAGSAGHYPGIRITGRSSEVTVSRNFVISSFGDGVAVDPGVEHAVITTNAFLGGGGHGVSVTDAPGTVVTSNTVVSTCGPGIELAGNSSESFVENNVLLAAEGSASPSGSCPSPTRVDLSVSAASAAGLKADYNLVGPGSHTPYAWAGETHPDVASYQKASGQGAHDISASPGFWRSPSERAATIDSADANAPGELSTALDGKPRVDDPLVANSGTGSGYYDRGAIEVQDPLRLWMSAAPTADDESPLEVTVTGTLSSPWAEITQSSVDFGDGTAPVGLPAFPVKHTYGAPGTYTVTATATNGLGATRTSTSVVTVAAPGPIQPQLTVVRDEKEGEWEHRPLRVLADTSATKSPWPIAGVSYDYGDGTPAGSSTDRHTYAAPGTYTVTATVTDIKGRSAKASRTVTVGSIFSTVAPARLLDTRNGTGSQPGAVGPGGVLKLQVTGRGNVPADGKVTAVLLNLTATTPTAAGFVTAYPSGSARPTVSNLNFTAGQTVANAVVVPVGPDGTISLYNHAGLTQLVADIEGYYTGAGVGSYLTAATPTRVLDTRDGTGAQQGKAGPGSTLRFKVRGLGGVPSDASAVVLNLTATEPTAGGYVTAAPDGNPPSHSSLNFSVGQTVANQVTVPIEPDGTVTLYNRSGNVHLIADIQGFYSVPASGTSPFLSTTPTRLLDTRGAKTLGPDSIVQVKVGGVAGVPAGATAVLVNLTATGPTTGGYLTAYAAGSTRPNTSIVNFTAGATVPNLALVPVSEDGYIEVYNRSGWTDVLVDLQGFTAAE, encoded by the coding sequence GTGCGTACCGCACGCATTGCAGGGCTGGCAGCGCTCGTACTCTCGGTGACCGGCGGCCTGCCACTGGCCGGCGCGGCGCAGGCCGACACCGAAAACCTGTTCGTCAACAACGACCCCGCTGCCCACTGCGCGGACTCCGCGGCGGCCGCCGGAAGCGAAGCGGTGCCGTTCTGCACCGTCTCGGCGGCTGCGAACGTGGTCCGGCCGGGCCAGACCGTGCACATCGCCACCGGCGTCTACCGGGAGGACGTGCATCTGACCCGTTCGGGAACGCCCGGCGCACCGGTCACCTTCGTCGGACCGGACCGGTGGGCCGGAGGCAGCGCCGCGACGATCACCGGCGCCGCGCACGCCCTGAGCCTCGAGGGCGTCCACGACGTCACCGTCAGGAACCTGTTCGCGGCCGGCCCGCAGGAAGCCGTACTGGCAACGGACTCCGGCCGGGTCACGCTGGAGGGCCTCACGGTCAACCGGGCAGGCAGTGCCGGCCACTACCCCGGCATCCGGATCACCGGTCGGAGCAGCGAGGTGACGGTGAGCCGCAACTTCGTCATCTCCTCCTTCGGAGACGGCGTCGCCGTGGACCCGGGCGTGGAGCATGCGGTGATCACGACCAACGCCTTCCTGGGCGGCGGCGGCCACGGGGTGTCCGTCACCGACGCGCCGGGCACCGTGGTCACCAGCAACACGGTCGTCTCGACCTGTGGCCCCGGGATCGAGCTGGCGGGAAACTCGTCCGAGTCGTTCGTGGAGAACAACGTCCTGCTGGCCGCCGAGGGCTCCGCCTCCCCGAGCGGCAGCTGCCCGTCCCCGACCCGTGTCGACCTCTCCGTCTCCGCCGCCTCCGCGGCCGGCCTCAAGGCCGACTACAACCTGGTCGGCCCCGGCAGCCACACCCCGTACGCCTGGGCCGGTGAGACCCACCCGGACGTCGCGTCGTACCAGAAGGCCTCCGGCCAGGGCGCCCACGACATCTCCGCGAGTCCCGGCTTCTGGCGCAGTCCCAGCGAGCGGGCCGCGACGATCGACTCGGCCGACGCGAACGCACCCGGCGAGCTGAGCACGGCCCTCGACGGCAAGCCCCGCGTGGACGACCCGCTGGTCGCCAACTCCGGTACGGGCTCCGGCTACTACGACCGGGGCGCGATCGAGGTGCAGGATCCGCTGCGGCTGTGGATGTCCGCCGCCCCGACGGCTGACGACGAGTCACCCCTGGAGGTGACCGTGACCGGCACGCTGAGCTCGCCCTGGGCGGAGATCACCCAGAGCTCGGTGGACTTCGGCGACGGCACCGCTCCGGTGGGCCTGCCGGCCTTCCCCGTGAAGCACACCTACGGGGCACCCGGCACCTACACCGTCACGGCGACCGCCACCAACGGCCTCGGCGCCACCAGGACGAGCACCTCGGTCGTCACCGTGGCGGCCCCCGGGCCGATCCAGCCTCAGCTGACGGTCGTCCGGGACGAGAAGGAGGGCGAGTGGGAGCACCGGCCGCTGCGCGTCCTGGCGGACACCTCCGCCACCAAGAGCCCGTGGCCGATCGCCGGCGTCTCCTACGACTACGGTGACGGCACCCCGGCCGGCAGCTCCACGGACCGCCACACCTATGCCGCGCCGGGCACGTACACCGTCACGGCGACCGTCACCGACATCAAGGGCCGCTCGGCGAAGGCCTCACGCACCGTCACGGTCGGCAGCATCTTCTCCACCGTGGCACCGGCCCGTCTGCTGGACACCCGCAACGGCACCGGATCCCAGCCCGGCGCGGTCGGCCCCGGCGGCGTGCTGAAGCTCCAGGTGACCGGGCGCGGCAACGTGCCCGCCGACGGCAAGGTGACCGCCGTTCTGCTCAACCTCACCGCAACCACGCCCACCGCGGCCGGGTTCGTGACCGCGTATCCGAGCGGGAGCGCCCGGCCCACCGTGTCGAACCTGAACTTCACGGCCGGTCAGACCGTGGCCAACGCCGTGGTGGTCCCGGTCGGCCCGGACGGGACCATCTCGCTCTACAACCACGCGGGACTCACCCAGCTGGTGGCCGACATCGAGGGCTACTACACCGGTGCGGGCGTCGGCTCCTATCTGACGGCCGCGACGCCGACCCGGGTGCTGGACACTCGTGACGGGACCGGTGCGCAGCAGGGCAAGGCCGGGCCCGGCAGCACGCTCCGGTTCAAGGTGCGCGGGCTGGGCGGTGTGCCGTCCGACGCGAGTGCGGTGGTCCTCAACCTCACCGCCACCGAGCCCACCGCCGGCGGCTACGTGACCGCGGCACCCGACGGCAACCCGCCGAGCCACTCCAGCCTGAACTTCTCCGTCGGCCAGACCGTGGCCAACCAGGTCACCGTACCGATCGAGCCGGACGGCACGGTCACGCTCTACAACCGCTCCGGCAACGTCCACCTGATCGCGGACATCCAGGGCTTCTACTCCGTGCCGGCGTCGGGCACGAGCCCGTTCCTGAGCACCACCCCGACCCGGCTCCTGGACACCCGCGGCGCGAAGACGCTCGGGCCCGACAGCATCGTGCAGGTCAAGGTCGGCGGGGTGGCCGGCGTCCCGGCCGGGGCGACCGCCGTGCTGGTCAACCTGACGGCGACCGGGCCGACTACCGGGGGCTACCTGACCGCGTACGCGGCGGGCTCCACCCGGCCGAACACCTCGATCGTCAACTTCACCGCCGGGGCCACCGTGCCGAACCTCGCGCTGGTGCCGGTCTCCGAGGACGGGTACATCGAGGTCTACAACCGCAGCGGCTGGACGGACGTGCTGGTCGACCTGCAGGGCTTCACTGCGGCTGAGTGA
- a CDS encoding SpoIIE family protein phosphatase produces the protein MNSIPARNAPSGSGHAAVPGQLGAPTDHAAGRTALGGWGHGRPGSIYDYVRVATFAIGSDGRISQWSGRAAEFFGVPAAEAVGADAVTTFIPRELWQRGRARLERILAGEEWVGTAPYRDADGIESLAEVYLMPDSGASGATCLAVDLGRLRRIETDLAASEAVFGQTPTGFFLFDLDLRLQRVNDAFATGVGLPAGELHGLTPYDLFLPGEADRLMVALRKVLAGGDPILDLRFTGAVPRTATVPPRDGSSRRWAISLYRLNSSAGRPMGVAGQVLDVTSRHVAEREAAGVRRSLALINEASTHIGSTLDLETTAKELLDVIVPQFCDVATVDLYTALLTGDSGPLSGQAGFSDGCGELRRVAVSSVVGGASSVLGAEGSVPVAEAGGTLCYPRRSPHARALRTGRSVVPQPGPDPLLRSTLVVPLVARDQVLGLVQLSRAIGSEPFDARDVAIAEELVARAAVCVDNARLYRREHERALILQRSLLPPGNPAATGLEIARRYLPSNNNTEVGGDWFDVIPLPGSRTALVIGDVMGRGLRAAVAMGQLRTAVRTLAMLDLDPAEVLSALDEIARGLGGDTSSPGEESAELYLATCVYAVYDAVTQRCVFANAGHLPPVLLSPDEPARMLDVPPGLPLGVGGEPFEEVEVTLPDGAVLGLYTDGLVESRKHQLDEGLRAFRTALSNGSKELELLCDEVLDELIPHHGEDDIALLMAKVQTLPEDAVGDWRLPSEPTSVAKARELACSWLLVRGLDELVDTTELLVSELVTNALRHGRGDIRLRLLRDRTVVCEVWDDGYAQPRQRRAQETDEGGRGLQLVSLLAERWGSRRTPNGKIVWFELAL, from the coding sequence TTGAACAGCATCCCGGCGCGGAATGCGCCGAGTGGCAGCGGCCATGCCGCCGTGCCCGGCCAGCTGGGCGCTCCGACCGACCATGCCGCCGGGCGCACCGCACTGGGCGGGTGGGGCCACGGCAGGCCGGGCTCGATCTACGACTACGTCCGGGTCGCCACCTTCGCGATCGGCTCCGACGGCCGGATCAGCCAGTGGAGCGGCCGCGCCGCCGAGTTCTTCGGCGTGCCGGCCGCGGAGGCGGTGGGCGCCGACGCGGTGACCACCTTCATCCCCCGGGAGCTCTGGCAGCGCGGCCGGGCCCGGTTGGAGCGGATCCTGGCCGGGGAGGAGTGGGTCGGCACCGCGCCGTACCGCGACGCCGACGGGATCGAGAGCCTCGCCGAGGTCTACCTGATGCCCGACAGCGGAGCCTCCGGCGCCACCTGTCTCGCCGTCGACCTGGGCAGGCTGCGCCGGATCGAGACCGATCTGGCCGCCTCGGAGGCCGTCTTCGGGCAGACACCCACCGGCTTCTTCCTCTTCGACCTCGACCTGCGGCTGCAGCGGGTCAACGACGCCTTCGCCACCGGCGTCGGGCTCCCGGCCGGCGAGCTCCACGGGCTCACCCCGTACGACCTCTTCCTGCCCGGCGAGGCGGACCGCCTGATGGTGGCGCTGCGCAAGGTGCTGGCCGGCGGCGATCCCATCCTCGACCTGCGCTTCACCGGCGCCGTGCCGCGTACGGCCACCGTCCCTCCCCGGGACGGCAGCAGCAGACGGTGGGCCATCTCGCTCTACCGGCTGAACAGCTCCGCAGGCCGCCCGATGGGCGTGGCCGGGCAGGTCCTGGACGTCACCAGCCGCCATGTCGCCGAGCGCGAGGCGGCCGGGGTGCGCCGCAGCCTGGCCCTGATCAACGAGGCCAGTACCCACATCGGCTCCACGCTCGACCTGGAGACCACCGCGAAGGAGCTGCTCGACGTCATCGTCCCGCAGTTCTGCGACGTGGCCACCGTCGACCTCTACACCGCCCTGCTCACGGGCGACTCGGGTCCGCTCTCCGGACAGGCGGGCTTCTCGGACGGCTGCGGCGAGCTGCGCCGGGTGGCCGTCTCCAGCGTGGTCGGCGGGGCGTCGAGCGTCCTGGGTGCCGAAGGGTCCGTCCCGGTGGCCGAGGCCGGGGGCACGCTCTGCTACCCGCGCCGCTCCCCGCACGCCCGCGCCCTGCGCACCGGCCGCAGCGTCGTCCCGCAGCCGGGCCCGGACCCGCTGCTGCGCTCCACCCTGGTCGTCCCGCTGGTCGCCCGCGACCAGGTGCTCGGCCTGGTCCAGCTCTCCCGGGCGATCGGCAGCGAGCCCTTCGACGCCCGGGACGTCGCGATCGCCGAGGAGCTGGTGGCCCGGGCCGCCGTCTGCGTCGACAACGCGCGGCTCTACCGCCGCGAGCACGAGCGCGCCCTGATCCTCCAGCGCAGCCTGCTGCCCCCGGGCAACCCGGCCGCCACCGGCCTGGAGATCGCCCGCCGCTACCTGCCCAGCAACAACAACACCGAGGTCGGCGGCGACTGGTTCGACGTCATCCCGCTGCCCGGCAGCCGTACCGCACTGGTGATCGGCGACGTGATGGGCCGCGGCCTGCGCGCCGCCGTCGCGATGGGCCAGCTCCGGACGGCGGTGCGCACCCTCGCCATGCTCGACCTCGACCCGGCCGAGGTGCTCAGCGCACTGGACGAGATCGCCCGCGGCCTGGGCGGCGACACCAGCTCGCCCGGCGAGGAGTCCGCCGAGCTGTACCTCGCGACCTGCGTGTACGCCGTCTACGACGCGGTCACCCAGCGCTGCGTCTTCGCCAACGCCGGCCACCTGCCGCCCGTGCTGCTCAGCCCGGACGAGCCGGCCAGGATGCTGGACGTCCCGCCCGGCCTTCCGCTCGGCGTCGGCGGCGAGCCCTTCGAGGAGGTCGAGGTCACCCTCCCGGACGGCGCCGTGCTCGGCCTCTACACCGACGGCCTGGTGGAGTCCCGCAAGCACCAGCTGGACGAGGGCCTGCGGGCCTTCCGTACCGCACTCTCCAACGGCTCCAAGGAGCTGGAGCTGCTCTGCGACGAGGTCCTCGACGAGCTGATCCCGCACCACGGCGAGGACGACATCGCCCTGCTGATGGCCAAGGTGCAGACCCTCCCCGAGGACGCGGTGGGGGACTGGAGGCTCCCGTCCGAGCCCACCTCCGTGGCCAAGGCCCGCGAGCTGGCCTGCAGCTGGCTGCTGGTCAGGGGCCTGGACGAGCTGGTGGACACCACCGAGCTGCTGGTCAGCGAGCTGGTCACGAACGCCCTGCGGCACGGCCGCGGCGACATCCGGCTGCGTCTGCTGCGTGACCGTACGGTGGTCTGCGAGGTCTGGGACGACGGGTACGCGCAGCCCAGGCAGCGCCGTGCGCAGGAGACCGACGAGGGCGGCCGCGGGCTTCAGCTGGTCAGCCTGCTGGCCGAGCGCTGGGGCAGCCGCCGGACGCCCAACGGCAAGATCGTCTGGTTCGAACTCGCACTCTGA